ACGCTGGCAGAGCTGGCGGCGGAAGTCAGCAAACAGTCTGGCAAAAATATCGGTTATCAAAATCTGTCCGAAGCGGAGTTTGCCGCCGTGCTGGTTTCAGCCGGGCTACCTGAGGGTTTCGCGCAGATTATTGCGGATTCGGACACTGGTGCATCTAAAGGTGGTCTGTTTGATGACGGTAAGCAACTGAGCCGCCTGATCGGTCGCCCAACCACGCCGCTGTCTGCGGTAGTGAAAGCGACGTTGAAATAACCCTTAAAAAGTAACGCTTAAAAATCGGCTCAGAGATCATTCTGTACCCGCCTTATTGCTTATATTCTATTTACACGCCATAGCAGATAAATGCACAATTAACGGCTATAGCGTGTAATTATTGCTTTACCTGCTAAAGCGTGTAATATTTATTCTACCGTCTATAACCGATAGGATAAGAGGATGAAGGTCACCAACAGCAAGCAGCTTAGCAGCTACCTGAAAGATGTTCGTATCACGCAGAAGCTTTCACAAGGGAAAGTGGCCAGTAAAGTGGGTATTCGCCAGGATACGGTATCCAGCTTCGAGCAACATCCTGATTCCACCAAGCTGGAAACCTTCTTTAAAATCCTGTCGGCATTGAACTTAGAACTTACTGTTACGCCCCGAAATGTGAATACCGCCAATAACGAAGCCTCTGTTGCATCATCCTGGAAGGAAGAATGGTAATGGCTGCGCTCGATGTTTACATGAACGGCTATCGGGTGGGGATTCTGACCAAAACGGGCAGTGGGGCACATCATTTTTCCTATGATGCGAACTGGCTCGGGTTGCCGGGGAGTCGCCCCATTTCGCTTTCTATGCCGCTACGTCATCAGCCCTATCAAGGTGATGAGGTTTATAATTTCTTCGACAATTTGTTGCCGGATAACCCGGATATCAGAAGACGCATTGTCGCCAGACATCACGCTGACTCCACCCAGCCGTTTGATCTGCTGGCTAAAGTGGGGCAAGACAGTGTCGGGGCGTTGCAATTAGTGCCGCAGGGTACACCTGTGCACGATATAAAAAAGATCAAATACAAAACTTTATCTGAGCAGCAGCTTGAAAACATACTGGCGGGATACCTGTCCGATGCCCCGCTGGGGATGATTGATACAGAAGACAATTTTCGTATCTCTATCGCGGGCGCACAGGAAAAGACGGCGCTGCTTTATCTGGATGATCACTGGTGCCTGCCTCTCAATGCCACACCAACTACCCACATCATCAAGCTACCGATTGGTAAAA
This genomic interval from Pectobacterium aquaticum contains the following:
- a CDS encoding helix-turn-helix domain-containing protein is translated as MKVTNSKQLSSYLKDVRITQKLSQGKVASKVGIRQDTVSSFEQHPDSTKLETFFKILSALNLELTVTPRNVNTANNEASVASSWKEEW